From Rutidosis leptorrhynchoides isolate AG116_Rl617_1_P2 chromosome 3, CSIRO_AGI_Rlap_v1, whole genome shotgun sequence, a single genomic window includes:
- the LOC139898401 gene encoding deSI-like protein At4g17486, whose product MGIESTSSSNSTSPERNYSSNMDTQVLLNVYDLTPVNSYTVWLGFGIFHSGIQVYGKEYGFGAHDFPISGVFEVEPKCCPGFVYRCSIPIGHVNKSPSEFREFIETVASEYHGDTYHLISKNCNHFTDDIAQRLTGKGIPGWVNRLAKLGAVCSCLLPESLQVTTVKQLPEYHNCEEDGTASESTSNAQEPLDFCDVGEDKYLLSAADSSDVAFIKEVSR is encoded by the exons ATGGGAATTGAGAGTACATCATCATCAAACTCAACAAGCCCAGAACGAAATTACAGTAGTAATATGGATACACAAGTTTTGTTGAATGTATATGATCTTACACCTGTTAATTCATATACTGTCTGGCTGGGTTTTGGTATTTTTCATTCGGGTATTCAAG TTTATGGTAAGGAATACGGGTTTGGAGCACACGATTTTCCGATTAGTGGCGTGTTTGAAGTTGAACCGAAGTGTTGCCCAGGTTTTGTTTACAGATGCTCGATTCCGATTGGGCATGTAAACAAATCACCATCCGAGTTTCGGGAATTCATTGAAACCGTGGCTTCGGAGTATCACGGGGATACTTATCATCTTATTTCCAAAAATTGCAACCATTTTACGGATGACATTGCACAAAGATTAACGGGCAAAGGGATACCCGGATGGGTCAATCGACTTGCAAAACTAG GTGCTGTTTGTAGTTGTCTACTTCCTGAAAGCCTTCAAGTAACGACAGTAAAACAGCTACCAGAGTATCATAATTGTG AAGAAGATGGGACCGCCTCGGAGTCAACCTCAAATGCTCAAGAACCTTTAGACTTTTGTGATGTGGGTGAAGACAAATACCTTCTCTCAGCAGCAGATTCGAGTGATGTAGCTTTTATTAAAGAGGTCTCTAGATGA